The following are encoded together in the Acetobacter vaccinii genome:
- the trpC gene encoding indole-3-glycerol phosphate synthase TrpC — protein sequence MTDTPTSPTVAPTTCSTEHGPDGLPDVLARICARTRLEVEHRSTLLSLKDITAKAQESKEAPRGFGRTLKEKAADRKVGLIAEIKKASPSAGILQEHYDPAQIAKAYEQAGAACLSVLTESSCFHGSNDDLITARNATSLPVLRKDFILDPWQVYESRMIGADCILLIMAILSDEMALELVDHAKGLDIDVLVEVHDEEELNRALALDTFLIGINNRNLKTLATDITTTNRLAPLVPPDRIIVSESGIKTHAEVAQLSGIGVTGFLVGESLLRQADPGDAARKLLSPDGN from the coding sequence ATGACCGACACCCCCACCAGTCCCACGGTTGCACCTACCACCTGCAGCACAGAACATGGCCCCGACGGCCTGCCCGATGTTCTGGCGCGAATCTGTGCCCGCACACGGCTGGAAGTGGAGCATCGTTCCACGCTACTGTCCCTCAAGGACATCACTGCCAAGGCCCAGGAAAGCAAAGAGGCTCCCCGTGGCTTTGGACGCACCCTGAAAGAAAAGGCCGCCGACCGGAAAGTCGGTCTGATTGCTGAGATCAAAAAGGCCTCTCCCTCCGCCGGAATCCTGCAGGAACATTATGATCCCGCGCAGATTGCCAAAGCCTACGAGCAGGCGGGCGCTGCGTGCCTGTCGGTGCTGACAGAAAGCTCCTGCTTTCATGGCTCCAACGATGATCTGATCACAGCGCGGAATGCGACCTCCCTGCCAGTCCTGCGCAAGGACTTCATCCTTGATCCGTGGCAGGTTTATGAAAGCCGGATGATCGGTGCGGATTGTATCCTCCTGATCATGGCCATCCTGTCAGATGAAATGGCGCTGGAACTGGTAGATCACGCCAAAGGGCTGGATATCGACGTTCTGGTAGAAGTGCATGATGAGGAGGAACTCAATCGCGCTCTGGCGCTGGATACCTTCCTGATCGGCATCAACAACCGTAACCTGAAAACGCTGGCAACCGACATTACGACAACCAACAGGCTTGCGCCGTTGGTGCCGCCTGACCGGATTATTGTCTCCGAAAGCGGGATCAAGACCCATGCCGAGGTCGCCCAGCTTTCAGGAATCGGTGTGACCGGCTTTCTGGTAGGGGAATCTCTGCTGCGTCAAGCTGATCCCGGTGATGCAGCCCGCAAGCTGCTTTCCCCCGACGGTAACTGA
- the pdhA gene encoding pyruvate dehydrogenase (acetyl-transferring) E1 component subunit alpha, whose amino-acid sequence MKTKDTQVEKPTSNGPSLTREEFLSAYHDMLLIRRFEEKTGQLYGMNLIGGFCHLYIGQEAVVTGIQMNLREGDKLITSYRDHGQMLAAGMDPRGVMAELTGRATGYSRGKGGSMHMFSREKNFYGGHGIVGAQVALGIGLAFANQYRGTDEVAVTYFGDGASNQGQVYESYNLAALHKLPCIFVIENNKYGMGTSIERASASHELYKNGAPWGIPGLRVDGMDVAAVHAAAAEAVAHCRAGKGPYLLEMMTYRYRGHSMSDPAKYRSREEVDQVRKLHDPIEHVRHILLDAGVEESTLKDIDSKIKAVVNDAAEFAQTSPEPDPAELYTDIVLEA is encoded by the coding sequence ATGAAAACAAAAGACACACAGGTTGAAAAACCCACAAGCAACGGCCCGTCCCTGACCCGCGAAGAATTTCTGAGCGCCTATCACGACATGCTGCTGATCCGCCGTTTTGAAGAAAAAACCGGCCAGCTTTATGGGATGAACCTGATTGGTGGCTTCTGCCACCTGTATATCGGCCAGGAAGCCGTGGTAACCGGCATCCAGATGAACCTGCGTGAGGGCGACAAGCTCATCACCTCCTACCGTGACCACGGGCAGATGCTGGCCGCAGGCATGGACCCGCGCGGGGTGATGGCTGAGTTGACCGGCCGCGCCACCGGGTATTCCCGCGGCAAGGGCGGGTCCATGCATATGTTCTCCCGCGAAAAGAACTTTTATGGCGGGCACGGCATTGTCGGCGCACAGGTAGCTCTTGGCATCGGCCTTGCGTTTGCCAACCAGTACCGTGGCACTGATGAAGTGGCTGTGACCTATTTTGGTGATGGGGCCAGCAACCAGGGTCAGGTGTACGAAAGCTACAATCTGGCCGCGCTGCACAAGCTGCCGTGTATTTTCGTGATCGAAAACAACAAATACGGCATGGGCACATCCATCGAGCGCGCCTCCGCCTCTCACGAACTGTACAAGAACGGTGCCCCCTGGGGCATTCCGGGCCTGCGGGTTGATGGCATGGACGTTGCCGCCGTGCACGCTGCCGCAGCAGAAGCCGTGGCCCATTGCCGGGCAGGGAAGGGACCATACCTGCTGGAAATGATGACCTACCGCTACCGTGGGCACTCCATGTCCGACCCGGCAAAATACCGGAGCCGTGAGGAAGTCGATCAGGTCCGCAAGCTGCACGACCCCATTGAGCATGTCCGGCATATCCTGCTGGATGCAGGCGTGGAGGAAAGCACCCTCAAGGACATCGACAGCAAGATCAAAGCGGTTGTCAACGATGCGGCGGAGTTTGCCCAGACCAGTCCCGAGCCGGACCCCGCAGAACTTTATACGGACATTGTGCTGGAGGCGTGA